From Clarias gariepinus isolate MV-2021 ecotype Netherlands chromosome 18, CGAR_prim_01v2, whole genome shotgun sequence:
CTGTTGAATCTACTGTAACAGAGAGCTTAACCCTGCTAAATCTCACCTGCAATGCGAGATAGGGTTCTGGTGTTTGTGTCTCATCTCTTTCTAACTCTTCATCAGAACTAAGATTAAAGAAAGCAATTATTagattttgtttgtacaaaaacaaatctaaaaTTATCGACTTTGACTTGTTTTCTTACctgcttctttctttttcctctacaGGGGGCAGTGCTGGCAAGACGTACATTTCATCCACCTCGTCTCTTCGCACTGAAGAAATGCTGGGAATTGTCTCTTGACTGCAAAAGTCAACATCAATCTATTTATTTAGATACTTTATCATTTTCAAACATCAGCTTAAATACATGTGAACCTTGTACGAACCTGCGGTCTCCTAGCGCAGCTTTGATGGCCTGCCtcttcagaaatgtttttaagagCTTCTCGTGGGTTTGCTTCGACTCAAGAGCCATCTCCTCCTTCCTTTGTCTCCTGATAGCCTGAGGAATCACCATTTTATTACATGTTACAAATAATATTTAGTTCAGTTAGTTCATTGTCCTTGAACCTAATAACTGCAATCATGTGTTCGAGATAATTGCCAATGAGTCTCTCAtatcgctgtggaggaattttggctcaCTCTACTGCAAAATTGTTTCAGCCACACAGTCACGCTTGTTTAAGATTCTGgattttgactaggccactccaaaaccttaattttatttttattgagtcatatatatatatatatatatatatatatatatatatatatatataatcagaggtggacttgctagtgtgtttgggatcattgtcctgttgcataacCCCAGTGCACTTTAGCTTGAGGTCACGATCTGATGGGCGGACATTCTCCATCAGGATTTTATTGGTAgagcacagaattcatggttccattaaTTAGTGCAAGCCATCCATGTTCTGAAAatgcaaagcagccccagaccatcaccatgtttgactgttggtttgttctttttatgaaacagTGTTTTAGTTTTACACCATGTTGAATTATGAAAAATGTataactttttcacaccactgtataacacTACACATAATATGTTTAATCttcttttgttatatttcttttttaaccacTGACTTCTGCACAAAGAGTTTCAATGCACTCGTACTGTAGGTATGTGTAGAAATGGCAAATAAAATCTCTTGAATCTGGAAAACATGCCAATACTGCAAACTGGTGCTAGAAAATACTCACAATACacttaaattttactttttttttttaataaataaataaattgacctCTTGTGGTTTCTCTGTGGTTCTTTCGGTGGCTAAACGTAATTAGCTTTTCAAAAGAGTTAAACATTGAAGCTCTTTTATAATGGAAGCTTTGGtcatatgttttttgttttttgcacagCGGAATAGACTACAGTTCCCTTCAGGCTGCCAAAAGTTGGATGAAGACTTGTATTCCTAAATTTAATCACAACAATCCTGTGAAAGTAGAGAGTGGCTCTAAACAACTGATACACACCAGGGTCTGTCTCTTAAGCAGAGGTGCATCTCCATCGTACACAAAGACAGGCTTGATGCGGAAGAAGAGCAACTTGCACAGACGGTTAAACAGCGTGAGGAGGTGGGCGTTGTGGACGCTGTTGCCATCACGATCCCGCACGCCCTTAACGGCCTGGTTTAGCCAGATGCTGATATCTGTAAGTTAATACGTCAAGGATGGCAAAGACGCACTAAAGCACAATGCAAAGGGTCCAGGGTCCAGGGTACTCCCACTATGCCCAGTGCTCCACACCACAACTGTGTGAAGAATGAAACTGGTTATTGAatgaaagattattattattattatttttttaattaggggACAAAAGTACAGGTAGGATTTGCTATAATTACTTAATTGATCTAACCAATCAGGGACCAATCAAAAATTGCTCAAATTCACTTGGTGTGCTGATCTTCCATGGGCACAGAAGGCACAACTTTGAGCATCCAAACATATCAGATGTTAAAAGGATACCAACTGCTAGGATCTTCCCCTCGAGTGTTTCCGGGTTGATGGGCTTTCCTGTGCTCTCCAGTAATTTCCACAATCCATGAACTCCCATTGTTTTCCCTCTTCAGGTCTGAGAGACTCTGAACTAACTCTTAATACTTAACCTACTGACATAAAAGCTTAAACACATAACGAATTTGgggtcttttttaattaatctaaataaatatttaaataaatctgatATATTATTTCATATGAATATCATAACACACAAGAATTATGTATTATATCATTGAAACATCCGTTTCTTTGTTTACGTAAATCAGCTTGGGTCCGTATCCTTAAACGGTCCGTCAAGAAACACTTCCTGTGTGTgtaacttttttccttttcttgtttttattttagtacataaaattatatatatataatgtaatgaaTTAAGacgatgaataaatgaataaattcgTTTCTCTGTTTACGTAAAACAACTAGTGTCCATTCCGTCAAGAAACATTTCCTGTCTGAAGAACATGAGTTCCGGCCTTTTACTGTGGTTCCGTTTAATTCGTATATATTcgtattttataatatatatattattaaattgtgtattgtaaaataaaactataacagGTTTTGTTCATATTTGTTTCTGAGTGCAGTGAAGTGGACGGAAATGAACAGCGTTTTGCCCGGAAGTGACTGtgcaaaagctgtttttttcggGCGAAAGCTGTGAGCTTTAAGGTGACCTGGAAAAGATATAGCACCCTGATTGGGTATTTAAACGAAAAATGTTTAATAGATAGATTATTTagggttatttttttgttttttatttttatttgttgccAGTCAGATtttccacactccagtccagcaggtggcggtaatgcactTCTAATCTGGCTCTGCCAGCTTGTCGGAAAAAAACtcacaaaagaagaagaagaagaaaagcagaAGAGCTGTGAGGTACGTGGAACAAATGATCGTGTTGTTGCTATTTATtctgatatataaatataacagtcTCATTACATGTCTCTGtcattatttttgctttaatttttttttgttttatgttaattatgTCTTGGGGACATCCGGCTTACTTTATTTGACCGTGGTTATCTCTAACCATCTCTCTCAGTCATAAAAACAGTCCtgtaaacaacaataacaacaaacaacaacactCCCTATAATAATTACAGAGTGTATACTGAGAAACACAGTTCTTGAAGTCATAAAGATGTTCATTTGTTTAGATAATTTAAAGGTTGTTTCTAATGATTCAGTTATAGACAGTGTTAGTTTTTTATAGGCCTAACTGTAGCTGTTAGCTCTGGTCTGAGTCTCAGTCTGATCTTAGTTTAGGACAGGTTTCAGCCATACTGTCTTCTGGGGATTATgtggagtttttactcttataactgtgttctgttattcttctCAATCAAATGtcacagtttgacttgaacagccctcaTAGTAAACAGTTTCCaacttattaatataaatataaggaTATATTCTGctttttgtagttttcatattgccttaaatatacattcagctctttaaaatattaatttatagcAGTATTAATTCATGTATAACATAACAAATCACCCATAGTAATGACATTATAATGAAAAAACAGACCTTTTTAATATACAAAGCTTTTAAGAAAGTTTCCAAAAGACATACTTAGTCACATGACTACACGACCGACACAAATTAGTTAAAAAGAAAGAGACGTGAGTAAGCTGTAACAGATTCTGcaaagagtttaacatttaactgagcagcGCGTATCTCTGTCatctgttaattattattatttgtaaatatagtAACGTTTCATCTCCTCAAATGCTTCCATggtctcaaaactcaacttgtccCAAAAATAATTTTACGTGTCTTAATTTATTCatgcacaattattattattattagtagtagtagggGCATcaaaaattagatttttcacCTAAATAGACCCTTAAGTAGTGAGTATCAAATGTTTTGGTAATTTTACAGTCATACTTTTACagtctcagatttttttttattgacttgaTGTTTCCACCCAAAGGTTTTAGGCAGATCCTACAGACTAACACTGTGTGTAATTCATCACGGTACATTTCATCCTCCTGCTGCTTTAAGGATCTTCCCCAGCCATGTCTGCTGACATCATGAAAGGTAAGTGATACTTGTTATGCGTGTGACTTCCATAAATCAGAGCCTTCCAGGATTTCTTAGCTCCATAATTTTCCCCCCTCTCAGCCCCATCCGTTGTGTTCGTCCGTGGTCCTGGTGATGGCATGGAGACGGCCAAACCTTCCCTCAGCCCGGAGACGTCTGTAGAGACTCTGCCTGTAAAAATGTCTCCGCCGAGGCCATGCTCCAGGACTGCACAGACGTCCCCTGGCGTCCTTCACCTGGGGAAAGTGAACAAGGAATCCTGCTCCGAGGTGGAGGCCGTGCGCATTGTCGTTCCGCGCGCCGCCATCACCCGGAGCGTTCGGGCCAGCGCCCACGAAGAAAGAGGATCTGGGTCTCCACACCACGGTGAAGATCATCGTCCTCCGTCTCCGTCCCCCGAGCCGCAGGATTACAGGAGCGTCGTGGAAAAGCTGCAGAACTCCGAGCGCAGGCTGCTGCAGGACAAAGAGGGGCTTTCGAACCAGCTGCGTGTTCAGACTGAGGTGTGGCCCTGTAGAGATCAATGTAATCGTACTGTACACATAGATACTAAGCTGGTTGaatgtattttctttattaaatcagaATGATACATCTCCTTTGTCACGTTGATTTTCTGCGCAGGTAAACAGAGAGCTGAAGAAACTCCTCGTGGCCTCAGTAGGTGATGACTTGCAATATCACTTTGAGCGTCTGTCGCGCGAGAAGAACCAGCTCATTCTGGAGAACGAGGTCCTGGGGCGGAGCCTGGCGCACACGGCCGAGCAGCTGGAGCGCATGAGCATCCAGTGCGACGTGTGGAGGAGCAAATTCCTCGCCAGCCGGTCAGTCCACACAGATGTAGATCAGACCGTGGGTCGGATGGTTTTATGATCTGATGAAGAAAAACAGCTGAAACCAAACAGTAGATGTGTGATGATCAGAGCACCcaaggcagattttttttcttgtttcatcTAATTAATAGAAATGGTGGGAGGGAATCAATTCAGTAGTGAATCGTAATTCaggtatcgccacactgactccaatataaatttttacaatatatagataatagagatgaaccgcTCGATCAGGTTAACTAGCCAGGACCGgtaatcagccaatcagctttGGATATAAAAGATTCTGTACCAGTCAAGTTGAGTTTTAAGACCTTGGAGGCATTTTAGGAAGTTAATTGTCCCtgttttctttataatcctgcaggtggcgcactctgaactatttacactaTTTTCATTTTGctacttttgtttaaaaataacaatgatGGCTGAAGACAGAGATACACGCTACTTAGTTTAATGTAAAatcttgtatttaaagttagtttgtagtgtttaacTGCTGCGCTTGagttttaagtgagaaaagtaACGTTTTAAGAAGCGGGCTACAATTGAttaatcattaaacttttttttaaggtttaaaattctaACAAAATCAGGAGGAACTGTGATAGTTATAAAATCGGGATACTTATAAAATtgcaattttaattgaatcggCACTAAGGGTTCGTGATATCGTATCGtgtggtgactggtgattcccatttatatttttattctttatttccaCCCcccaatttatttttacttttatcgataatttagattttaaggGTCACAAGCGGTCGTAtatgcatttcactgcatatcgttcTGTGTACGTACTGactgtgtatatgacaaattaaattttactttgaTACTGTATGAGAGTAGAGTTAGACATACTCGTGCCTGGAACATCATACCAGCCAAAGCACACTTTACAAGCGTCAGAGgtggaaaaagtaataaatgtactgttacttcagtaaaattttactggagtacaagtaaagtttccattataaaaatctactcaagtaaaagtaactaattaaaaatctactcagagtaaaagttaccgagttactttttttaaccGCTCCGGTGGGATGGGAGGAATCTGAACAGTGTAGTTCAGAAAAGACAATCGGATATAAATCTtaaactagttgtttttaattgaaggaacACCTTTGCATGATAAAGCTGTTGCTTTTCTTGTGCTAGAAATCAAAGTCGTCAATTAAATATGGTGTAACCATCTGCGCCGGATAGCCGAGGGAAAAAAGAGCTCAGAGGCGAGAATAACGTTCAGCACGAAACCTTCTTTGGCCTCTTTCAGCATCAtgaaattataaaacaaatataaaataaaagtaaaggaaAGGATAAAAGAATAGGTGCGTTTCGGGGGTGAGCAGCACACCTGAGCTCCTACTCTGTTCtctccttctcacacacacactgggggagGGGTGGCAACTCTTAAAAGGGCAACATAcataagcccaatcccaattctaccccttaccccttcccctaccccttcccctacccctcgccccttccccttgtcccttaaaacgaagtggaaaggggaagggttaaaatatttcccctaagaaatgggacaccactacaacactgttatacgtcatcatacgtatccgttcatttacatgtacacatacagtatggccgtaagcaaaacaatcaatgcgttaccaaaagctcggcaaactgccgtgctactaaactttcatatttgtttgtagcatgtagtaaagtgtatatgacataaaaatatatttttgtaatattgcgcaatcggcgctatccgctagcaaactttagcggtttttttgcaaacgtttttttacaaaacatcaccataaacacaaacacaagactaaaattaatatacatataataaaaacttgtcataaaaatccttattaatggcaaaaaatcgttaaatttacgggtctgcttgctcgagtgagcggccatcttgaaaatttcgttagcccttcgtttgaagtgaggtcccgaaaaatcttcgtttcgagggctatctggcccttccccttagccctacccctccaaccaaaggagaaatgagacacccctaccccttcacgtgaacgcgccaaacggaggggtagggctaagtgtaggggtaaggggtagaattgggattcacCTATAATGTGATCTACAACATAGTAGTGGACGTTACAATGACCAGGGGTTTGatcataagaattttttttgtccgTCTCCATTGTTCTTGTAAATTAAGCGCGTTTGTTCTCGAAGCCCATCAATTAATCAGTGCAGGGGTTTCCAGGGTGcaattttttccttcttgttgcattattttttattatttttcattttcaattcatttattttttactcagtagcgaatataatttaaaatgtagtgaagtacaatactttaaacaaaacatacttaagtaaaagtaaaaaaaactactcaattacagtaacacgagtaaataaaattaatttctttccaTCTCTGCCAAGCGTACAGACCATAACATAACTTCTGGTTATAAGATTCTGGACCGACTTTCTCCTAGAATGGTTGTCATTTACGTTATAATGATATTACTAAAGctgtgtgattttattattatttttttatcgatTGTGCAATTTATCCAGTCTTTTGGTGGTCGATAAATTTAATCAACGTCAGTTTTAAGActggtgtttaagtcaaactgtgACTTTAAGAgtcatgagagtaaaaactgagAGTCTCGTCACCGTACtgtgtttgaagtcttctgtaaatgtcaattgtcaaaacacctttttttccctAGAAAGCTCATGACGAGTCCCTGTTTGGCTTGAACGCTCCTGGtagatttataatttatttaaaaattcctTCAAATATAGCACAGCTTTTTTTGCAAGATtagcgcttcttcttctttttcttttcagattATAGGTGTTTTAGTGCAATATTGCCCCCTACTGGACCAGACAGCAAAAAAAGGATGATATTTAAACGACCAAAAAGAAATTAAGATGAGATAAGATTAGGATATACCTTTATTTgtcccacagtggggaaatttctTCGTCACAGCATCCAGAAAAAATGTGCAAGGACAGTGGagtgcataaaaacaaaaaagaaaaacaatgcaATACTTACACTTTCAAACAAATTGCAAAATAATATTGCACAGTTCATGCAGTTAAAtacttaaagtatttttttttatatatatatattcataggAGACATTGAGCTGCTTAAGTCAAATCAAACAGCGAACATTAGTGCTAttgaataaaaatcaatttGAAATTTGCGATGCTGAAAAGTTCTAATCAAATCGAATCAACGCTCTAGatataacaaaatgttaaacaaatcaATCCTGTTACCCAGGAGGatcatttaagttttaaaatacgaaatctaaaaatgaatacacagcatctctctcttactcttctCTGTgatcataaatatataaataaaatgattgcatattttctaaaaaataataaatacttaaacACAAAATCTCAACAGCATTCAGCTCTCATTGAATTCTCTCATCTGTGTATGCACAGCCGTATAATTTCCCAGCCGCGTTCTCAGTCCTAATCATTCTCTATCCATGTATGTGCGTGTGAATTTAGAGTGATGGCTGAGGAGTTGACTAATGCCCGAGCTGCTCTCCAGCGACAGACTCGAGACGCCCAAACTGCCATCCAGGACCTGCTGCGTGAGAGAGAGGAGTTCTCTCGAGacatgatgcacacacacaggtacgagCTCCATGCACACCAGAGACATCAGCCAAAAACAATCACGTCATCCTCGTGATTAAATCTGGTACCAGCTCCACAGTGGGGTAAAATGTCATGGCTGACACAAGGCTACCACACTTATATAAACAAATGTTCAGCGATTATGTTATTTAGCTAAAACTTCAGCACATTAATTTGGATAAAAAGTGTGAAATTTTTGACAAAATTTTCTtcttgtctttcggctgttccctttcaggggtaaCCTCAGCGAATCATCCGCCCCCATCTAACCCcctcctctgcatcctcttctctcacaccaacttacttcatgtcctctctcactgtatccataaatctcctctttggtcttcctctagacctcctgcctggcagttccaacctcagcatccttctaccgatgtatttaccatctctcctctgaacatgtcaaaaccacctcaatctggcctctctgactttatctccaaaacatctattgggttgtccctctgatgaactcattttttATCCTATCTATCCTtatcactcccaaggagaacctcaacatcttcagctctgctacctccaactctgcctcctgtcttttcttcagcgccactgtctctaagccgtagagcatcgctggtctcaccactgtcctgtacacctttcctttcattctcactgatactcttttgtcGCACAACGCACCTGAAacctttctccacccattccaacctgcctgtacccgcctctttacctcctttccacactctccgtagATTCATAGATCCTTTGGCACAGTTACGGTTTTTGTCCACATGATGGCAGTATGGAAAGGGGACAAAGTGGATTGCTTTTCATTGTATATTCATGCCAAAGGCTTATAAGACTCGCTTTGTCTGACTTgcaaacaaatctgacttacgagCGTGCTTGCGGGACTGAACTCGTTCATAAGTCACTGTACACTGATGTCAAGGGttctaaagcattttttttaattgttaaataaaaaaataatgatttttttagtatgactgctaaacacacacatgctgttatGATAACTAGTTATAATGGATAACTCTATACATTTTTCTGACGAGCAGATCTCTAGAGCAGCTGCTTGTCTCGCTACAGTGGGGTCGACAGCAGACCTACTACCCCAGCGCACAGCCGCTCAGCACCGGGGACCTGGCCGCCGCCAATCACAAGCTGGCTGACGCTATCAACTCGCACCTGCTGGGAAACACGGGCAAGAGCAGCGCTAGTGTGAAAAGCAGCTCTGCTTCAGAACTCTGCAACACACCAGCGGAGAAGATGGCTGAAAAGGTAGACAAGTTGTCTTTGTGTTAttcttattttgcatttttttatttaaatgtgttcatatatttttttaaggtggTGTATAGTTTCATATCGTTATTAACCGTTAAAATATGGAATAAGGTTTGTGGCAAAAAGAATCAGTTTTTCAGTTTCGCTGCTGAGATTTTTTTCCGTTTTGAAAACACCGTGAAACGAAACTTATAATCTCGGAGGCAAAacagagaaatagaaaaatgaaagtgaaattttttttctttttttttttcttttcttttgcagtTAATGTATGTTGTTTTGGTTTGCAGttactttgtttgtttattcatttattcttttcttttcaatcCTTTTTGCCACCAATCTCATTTCATATACACGTTAACAATCAACAatcaattaatattaatatgctcactttaagttttatttatacagttctaGTGACATAACCCCAACattcagtactgtgcaaaagtcttttttGTACAAACTTCGTTATACgtacaaatatacattttataaagtcATTAATAAGTCAgtgcaattatttttttgtaatttctgattttcaaacattactatttcagctatttttttttttttttttacaaatgtcttACAGAAAAATATCTGTAGGCCAGATAAGAAAGCAACACATTATGTAAAAGAccacttttcagacaaaaatttCATGCATGCATGAAAAAGAATCAAGTGATCAAATCCTCAGAAggactgtggctggttctgcaggatgtttcAGTATAACTAAGCAGCTGTATTTAAATCAAAGGGTCATCAAATCAATtattgacttatttatttatttatttattcatttatttattatggttaactacttttttactttaaaaaaaaaaaacatttttaaaaatattcctTTTGCACATTACTGAATTTATCAAATAAATGAAGCAACAATAGTTTTAACAATCAGGCTGTTAAAAATACTACTACGGTTTTCAATACTTTGCATTACTCAAACTCCTCTTGTGGTAAACAAGTTAATAGGCAAGTGAGCTACAGAGAAATATggtgcaaaacaaacattatttagTTACATTCTTGAGGAATGATCAAACATGAACATAGACCTTAAAAGGAGTTGTAGTGATGCCACGATTGCTGTCAAATACTCGAATTAATCCATGTTTCCTAATTTAGGTTCTCCGGATCCTGGATCCAATATCCTGCCCCGACACGGAGAGTGACCCGGGCGGTTCCGAATCCACCGCTTCCTCTTTCCTTCCCAATAAAAAAAGCATCGGGCGTTTCCACCCGTACACTCGCTACGAGAACATCACCTTTAACTGCTGTGAACGCTGCACTGGCGAGCTGCTTGTCCTCTGAGACTAACTCATGTTAAAGGAAAACTgttattatccttttttttcaccTAATCTCTGTAGTGTTTGTGATTGTGATTACTATAGACAAGGAAGTGGCGTGTACAGAATAGAGATCAGAAAAACTGTTCACTACGAGAAACCTATTTAGAATGGACGTCTAAGGGCAGGTGTGGAATTTTTGAAAGCACACCATGCTGTTGAagtgtttttataaatgtaataaacagCCTGATCTGTTGAAGTATATGGATTTAAAGCTACGCATACAAATCGTTTGGATAAAAATATGAacagtgttcaagtcaaaccgggacttctgaTTTCACAGAATAACTAGtccttggataccatcaaggtagaaagttttctcagtacgtctTAAAGTGCATCACTGAAACTCCTCTTGtggtgaaaaacaaacattaatcaGTTACATTCTTAATCAATGATTAAACATGAACATACCACAAATAAAATCATAGTGATTGCACGAATGCTCTCTAATAGTCTTTCTCCATGTTTTATAatgcttggagtgaggtcaggacacAGGAGGTGGGACGTgggaataactcccagccgagttcctgtaatgtccaAGTGGTGCTGGAGAATCACTGTGTGTAGAGTTGGAGACCAGTTACAGTATCTATCGATATAGTGGTCCATTTGCAGAATGTTCACATGAGCCACCTTggctgggatcatcattcacggtTGTACACTCCTTttcaaaacgtttgcaccattgaaatgttttactgcggctaagagtctcatcaccgttctgtgcttgaagtcttctgtaaatataaatCAGTTTCACGTCTTCGCTTACAAGAAAAGGCCCGGTTTTACTTGAACACTCCTTATAGTTACATGGGATTAATTTACATCAACAGTCTGTCTGTTAGCTTCTCTTCTATGTGAGTTTCAAGTAGATTTTCACTTCTTTTCTCAGGACAGTGTTTGTCTGTGAGGTTTAGAAATCTATACATGTGAATCCATACAGATGTGATGAAGAGATtaggttaaaaaatattttttttttcgttatcatgttttttttccagtccgGTCCTGTGATGATTAGTAATGCAATCGTGtacaaaagtttgcacaccctcAGGACAAAGAAATGAGTATTTGAGGAGTATACAGATTGAACACAAGTATTCCTTTATTaatacaggtacagtacacaTTTTCGTGTATAATAAGTTCTGCGTCTCACTTTTTAATTGTgaataatgtaaatattctcTAATAACACGTTTGCCGGTGCGTCACTTTTAAAACTATTCAAATCAAGTTCATATTCTCGGGCAGCTCTGGGATTGTCACTGCAGCCTCGTAACACTTTTTGCCAGATTGTTTTGGAGCTCTTTActcattttcctgtttttttttttttggtgtgatttttctttttcttatttgctGTGTGTTAAACATTAGAAGTGCAAACGTTTGCTTTAGACTTTTGGGTGCATCAGAAGACACACAGCCTCGATGCTGGACTAATTATAGACCtgactttttactttttcagaAAGTCTATTTACTAAATCTGGAAATAGATTTGAATGCAACACTAAATCGCATTCTGTGATTAGTAAGCTGGTGACTTTGTCGCTTCGTCGCATTgatttgaccaaaaaaaaaataaatgctgtatGCTCCAGTAGGTGCAGAAAT
This genomic window contains:
- the blzf1 gene encoding golgin-45, whose translation is MSADIMKAPSVVFVRGPGDGMETAKPSLSPETSVETLPVKMSPPRPCSRTAQTSPGVLHLGKVNKESCSEVEAVRIVVPRAAITRSVRASAHEERGSGSPHHGEDHRPPSPSPEPQDYRSVVEKLQNSERRLLQDKEGLSNQLRVQTEVNRELKKLLVASVGDDLQYHFERLSREKNQLILENEVLGRSLAHTAEQLERMSIQCDVWRSKFLASRVMAEELTNARAALQRQTRDAQTAIQDLLREREEFSRDMMHTHRSLEQLLVSLQWGRQQTYYPSAQPLSTGDLAAANHKLADAINSHLLGNTGKSSASVKSSSASELCNTPAEKMAEKVLRILDPISCPDTESDPGGSESTASSFLPNKKSIGRFHPYTRYENITFNCCERCTGELLVL